A segment of the candidate division WOR-3 bacterium genome:
CCTATATGCAGATCGAGGGTAGGCCCGTGGAGGGTGTCCTGGTCAGCTCAATTGGCATTGGTGCTGCTGACACGCTGGAATTTCCCGATGTTACGCTCCACGGCCGGGACAGTATGGGTGTGACCGCGTGGACTTATCTCTCCGGCGATCAGATTCCTGCTGACGACACGCTGAGCCAGAAGTTCCTTGTCCGGGTCAAGGACGTTGCGGTGAGCCGGATAATGTGGCCTGGTCCGCACCCGTACGACACGCTGCCGCCGGATACGGTTCTCTATCCGCGTTGCCAGGTCTGGAACCTTGGCAACCAGAGCCAGACTTTCAACGTCCAGTTCCGCATTGGCGCGTATGAGAACACGGTGACGGTCAGCAACCTGCTGCCGGGTGGTGCGCGGTACGTGACTGCGCTTGCGCCGTACACGACCGTGCCGGGCGTATGGATTCACACGGTTGAGGCGGTTCTGGCCGGCGACTTGCATCCGGAGAATAATGTGATGCAGGACACTTTCTGGGTGCTCGGTACGGTGCAGCACGACGTTGCGGCCGAGGCGATAGTATCGCCGGTTGGCAACATTGATACCATCCACACGGTGCACTGCCGGGCTCGGGTGGCAAACTACGGCGGTGACAATGAGACATTCTGGACCTGGTTCTCGGTTACCGACACGTGCACTGACAGGCTGGTGTATCGTGAGTCTTTGCAGGTCAGCTTGCCAGGCGGGCTGTACACGACTGTGAGCTTTCCGGACACGGTATTCAAGGTTCTAGGTACGCACACCACGAAGTGTTCAGTGTACGTGGCCGGGGACCAGAATGCGTTGAACGACGTAGTAACCGGCAGTTTCCAGGTTACGGCTGCGTCCCACAATGTGCTGGTGGAGCAGATTCTTGCGCCAGTCGGCACGATTGACTCGGCGAGCGTGGTGACTCCGAGTGCGGTGGTGCGTAACAGCGGCAGCGAGGCTGAGACGTTCAATGCTTTCTTCAAGATAGGCAGCTATATTGAAGCGTTCAATGTCCAGAATCTTGCAGCTGGTGCGAGTCGAACGCTTACTTTCCCGGACTGGACAGCACATGCGAAGGATACAGTTCAAGCGGTGTGCTGGACGTATCTGGTTGGGGATGAGAACCCGGCCGACGACACGCTGAAGCAGAAATTCTTTGTTGCGGTGCACGACGTCGGGGTAGCGCAGGTGCTGTATCCGGTGGACACGGTGCCTAGCGATACCACGGTGTATCCGGCGTGTGTAGTGAAGAACTACGGCAGCGCGACCGAGACGTTTGATGTCCAGTTCCGCATCGGGATGTATGAGGGTCATGCGACCGTGACCGACCTGGACCCGGGCAAGGTGGATACAGTCGAGATGGTTGAGCCGTACACGACCCAGGTGGGAGTGTGGCTGGACCGGGTGAACACGCTGCTTGTCGGTGACCAGCGGTCTGGGAACAACCAGATGCTTGATACCTTCTGGGTGCTTGGTACTCTGGACCACGATGTCGGGATTGAGGAGATACTAGCGCCTTCAGGGACGCTTGACACGATGGAGAGTGTGGAGCCGAAGGTGAAAGTGGCGAACTACGGTCAGAGTACTGAGACTTGGAAGACCTGGTTTAGGATATATGACCCGACCGATGCGCTGGTGTACGACGAGTGGAAAGAGATAACTTTGCCTGGGCAGGCATCGGTTGTGCTTACGTATCCTGAGACGCAGTTCCGTGTTGAAGGTGAATATACCAGTCGGTGTTCGACCTATCTTGAGACCGACCAGAACTGGACGAACAACGTGGCCTGGAGTGGGTTTGAGGTTGGCGGCGTGACGATATGGCAGCCTGGTTGGAAAGAGATGAAGTCAGTTCCGTCCGCACCTTCTACCAAGCCGGTGAAGGACGGTGCTTGGCTGGCGATAGATGCGGCCAAGACGATATATGCGGGCAAGGGTTACAAGACTGGTGACTTCTATGCGTACGATGCGATACACAACACGTGGAAGGCGCTTGAGTCAATACCTTCGCTTGAAGAAGGCAAGGTGAAGTTGCCGTACAAGGGTGCGTGTGGAGTGTCGGACGGTGGGAACTACGTGTATCTGGTGAAGGGCAACAACACGCTTGGTTTCTGGCGGTACGATGTTGGGAAGGACACGTGGGAGCGTCTGCCGGACGTGCCGCTTGGACCGGAAAAGAAGCGGGTGAAGGGTGGTACGGATGTGGTGTACGTGGACAAGGATGACACCGGATATGTGTATCTCTTGAAGGGGTACAAGACTGAGTTTTACCGGTACAACACGGTGGCTCAGCGGTGGGACACGCTGGACAACGTGCCCTATGGTCAGCGGCCGAAGTACGACAAAGGTTCTTGGCTGTGTCTGACGCCCGGGCCGTCGCCCACGCCCAGGCTGACGCTGTACGCTCATCAGGCCAAGTTCCTGAACTCGACGAAGACCAACCACTTCATGTTCCGCTACGACGTGCCGGGCGATACCTGGTACAAGCAGCCGGTCAAAGGCATGCCGTACTATGGTCTGCACAGTGGTCGGGCGAACAAGAAGAAGAAGTCCAAGGACGGCAGCTGCGGCACCTACTATGAAGGCTATATCTACGCGCTGAAGGGTGGCAATACTCAGCAGTTCTTCCGCTACACGGCTGAAGGCGACACTTGGTATGAGCTTGACACGATGCCGAGCAACGGTACGTACGGTCGGAAGAAGTTTGTGAAGTATGGTGGCGACATTGTGACCTACGGGTACGGAGCGTTCTTTGCCTTGAAGGGCAACAAGACGTTTGAGTTCTGGCGGTACGTGCTGCCGCGGGATGTTGGCACCGGCCAAGTGCGGTCGGGAGTGCAGGCTGGTCAGTCAGCGGTCGGCAGTCGGCAATTTGTGGTGAGTCCGAACCCGCTGGCTGAGGGTTTTGCGACGGTGCGGTTCAGCCTGGCCAAGCCAGGGCCAGCGATGGTGACGGTGTTCGACATTGCGGGCCGGGCCGTGCTGCGGCAGGCGTACAGTGTCGGGCGCAGTGCGCACAGCGGGACGCTTGACTGTCGGAAGCTTGCGGGCGGTGTGTATCTTGTGCGGTTGGACGCCGAGGGCTACACCGCGACGCAGAAGCTCGTAGTGCAGAGATAGATATAAGTCCGGTAAATCAGACCGGAAGCGCCGGGGCGGCCCAAAGCCGCCCCGGCGCTTGGTGCGCAGCAGCGCGGGCTGCCGCGTCATTGTCCAGGTGTACTACTTGATGCGCACAGAGTTGAGCTCCAGACGTTCGATATAGTGGATGCCCTGATATTCCTCATCGAGTTCGGCCAGGCACAGACCAATATTGGGTGCAAACCACATGTCAAGGAGCAGCTCACCGTCCTCGGTCTGGCGCAATTTCCAACAGTTCTTGTACGTGCCGGCGACAACAGTCTTAGTTTCCTGCCCGACCACGCGGACCAGAATGTCCTCGTCAAGGTGCCAGATGTTGTCGGGCTCGAGCGGGAATTTGATGATTGTGTCCGGCTCGTCGTCGTCCAGGTCTTCATAGAACAGAACGAAGTCGTCAGTCGTCCGATAATAGACCGAGTCAACTGACCCGGACTCCTTGACCTCCATGAGTACTGCCTTTTCGCCCGATGTGAGCTGAGTCTCGGCCTTGGCTTCGATGCTGATGGTGTCCTGGGCAAGCGTGTCGGTTGAGTCTGGATAGACACGAATGTCGAGCATCAGGTACTGCCAGGTGCTGCCGACACCGAGCGGGAAGTAGTTGACCTCCTTGGGGCCGAACAGGTCGCAGCCGGTCAAGAGCAGAGCGCAGCCGGCGACTAGGGCAAGCACGGATGATGTTCTCACAGTATTCTCCTTTGACGTATGGAACCAGTATACTGCGGCCGTCAGCACAGGCAAGAACGAAGCGGCGGGAGGGGGACTTCACCCCTCCCGCCGTGAAAGCGTCCTAAGCTACTTGATAGTAGCCGAGGTAAGCTCTACGGTCATCTTCATCGTTATGCCGCCGGACTCTTCTTCGGCATAGCTCTTCACGTGCCCGGTGCCATCCGCCAACCACATATGGGACTTCGTCGTGTCCGCGTCAGTTATCGTGGTCAGCTCTATCTTCCAGCAGTTCTTGTACGTGCCGGCAGCAACCGTGACGTTTTCCTTGGCCACAATCTTGGCCGTGACTGCCTCGTTCACGTTCCAGGTCTTGTCGATTGCGGGCGGGCCGTCGAACGCAAGGTCTGGACTGGTGTCGTTCAGGGCCGAATAGCTCCAGACCTTCTCGCCATCCTTGCGGGCATAGCTTGTATCAGTTCCGCCGGTGGACGTGCTTACCAGCATTACGACCTTCTCGCCGGATGTAAGCTGTTCCTCTTTGACGGCTTCAACCTTGAGCGTGCCACTGGCCCAGACCGAGTCATTTACAGTCATCCGCCACGAGTAGTTCCAGATGCTGCCGATGCTCAGCGGGTAGTAGTCGGCCTTGCCACCGAATATGTCGCAACTGGTGGACAGCACGGCCAGACCGACGAGGACCACTGCAAGCAGTAAGCTTCTCTTCACTAAGGACCTCCTTTGTGCGCAAATATAGCCTCTGCCTAGTGGTTGTCAAGCACCGCCAACTGCTTGACAGGGGAGAGGTTTGCGCTAGATTTCTGACCCATGAAGGTCCACGAATACCAAGCTAAGGAGATATTCCGGGCCGCGAGCATTCCGGTGCCGCGTGAAAAGGTTTGCTCAAACCCGGTCGAATGCGTGGCCGCGGCAAAAGAAATCGGCCTGCCGGTCGTTATCAAGGCTCAGGTGCTTGTCGGTGGCCGGGGCAAGGCCGGCGGTGTGAGAAAGGTTGCCGGTCTAGGTGATGTCGAGCGGGTGGCAGGACAGATTCTCGGCATGAGCATAAAGGGTCTTACGGTCGGCAAGGTACTCGTTTCCGAGTGCGCGGACATCAGGGCTGAGTACTACGTTGGAATCGTCGTTGACCGGGTGAGCCGAAGACCGGTGCTGATGGCATCGGCAGCAGGTGGGGTCGAGATTGAGCAGGTGGCGCGTGAAACGCCGGAGAAGATACTGAAAGTCCAGATTGATCCAGCCGCGGGGCTTTTGTCGTTTCAGAGTCGTGATGTCGGAATGGCCCTGTTCGGCCGCGACGCCGGTCTGGCACGGGCGTTTGCCGACATTGCCGGCAAACTGTATCGCATTTTTGTTGACCGGGATTGTTCCCTGATCGAGATAAACCCCCTGGTGTTGCTCACAGACGGTAAACTACTGGCACTTGATGCCAAGGTTAACTTTGATGATAACGCACTGTTCCGGCACAAGGAGAATGAGATACTGCGAGACCTTGCAGCCGAGGAGCCGAAAGAGGTTGAGGCTAAGCAGGCCGGACTGTCCTACGTCAAGCTTTCGGGCAACGTGGGCTGCGTTGTCAATGGTGCCGGGCTGGCGATGGCGACAATGGACTTGATAAAGCGCTACGGCGGAGAGCCGGCAAACTTTCTGGATGTGGGCGGATCGTCTTCGCCTGACAAGATGGTTACTGCGATGCGAATCATTCTGTCGGATGAGAACGTGCGGGCAATTCTTGTGAATATATTCGGCGGTATCACCAGATGCGACGACATCGCCAACGGTCTCCTCGAGGCCAGACGACGCGCTGACATCAAAGTGCCAGTAGTCGCACGACTCACTGGAACCAACGCGGAAGCGGCGCTCGCGTTGCTCGAGGGAACAGACGTGACTCCGGCGGCAACAATGGCCGAGGCGGTGAAGAAAGCAGTGGCCCTTGCGGGAGCTGTGTAAGGGAAAGTCCAGTGCTGGAAGACGAAGATTGAAGGGGACAGGAGATGAGCATACTGGTTGATGAGAACACAAGGGTACTGGTTCAAGGGATTACTGGCCGGGACGGCGCGTTCCACGCACGGGCAATGAAGGAATATGGCACGCAGGTCGTCGGCGGCGTAACACCAGGCAAGGGCGGGCAGACAGTCGAGGGCATACCAGTGTTTGATTCGGTAGCCGAGGCAGTCCGCAAGACCGGGGCAGACGCTTCCATCATCTTCGTGCCGGCCGCATACGCAACGGATGCAATGTACGAGGCGGTAGATGCCGGGTTGAAGCTAGTCGTGTGTATTGCCGAGGGTGTGCCGACGCTTGATGTGGTACGGGTACTTGATTTCTGCGAAAGGCGTTCGGTATCCCCACCGCGGGTCACCGGTGGCTCAACGACGAGCGGCACAGCAAGAACACGTATTCTGGGGCCGAACTGTCCAGGCGTGATTTCGCCCGGCAAGGCCAAACTGGGCATCATGCCCGCAGCGAGCTTTAAGCCCGGATGTGTTGGCGTGGTGTCGCGCTCGGGCACGCTCACCTACGAGATTGCGGCCAATACCGGCGAGTTCGGTCAATCGTCCGTCGTCGGGATCGGCGGAGACCCGGTCATCGGTACAACGTTTCTCGACTGTCTGGAGATGTTCAACGAGGACCCGCAGACAAGGGCCATCGTCATAGTCGGTGAGATTGGTGGCACGGATGAGGAACGGGCAGCCGCATGGGTCAAGAAGAACTGTCGCAAGCCGGTGCTGGGTTTCATTGCAGGCCAGACTGCGCCCGAGGGCAAGCGGATGGGACACGCCGGTGCGATTATTGCTGGCGGCTCAGGAACCGCGGCAGATAAAATCAAAGCATTTGAGGCGGCAGGCATCCGCGTCGTGCACGAGCCGCAGGAGACTGCGGAGCTCTTGCGAGCGGTACTCTAGTATGGTCCGGAGCCGGCTGAGCTTTCTGATGCAGATTTGAGCCGGCGGACGCTGTTACTCTCACAAGAAGGACAGGCTCTTTCTTCGACCTTGCCTGGCGTGTAGTCAAGCTCAAACTCGGCTCCACAGCGCAGGCAGCGAAACCGGGCCTTGCCGGCGGATTCCTTACCAGTCTCAGCCACGTTTCACCTTCCTTTTTGTATCAGGCGCAGCCTGACTCACCGGGTGGAGCTTGGTCTTGAGAATGCGGCGGGTCGCGGCGATTTCCTGCCGGGTCACACCGGCGCGCAGCTTCTCGAGCAGCTCCATTGTCTTCTGCAGCCGTTGGCCTTGAGCAGCCGAAATCCACTCCAGTTGCAGACGTTCAGGCCGGATGCCCCATGATTCGAGCTTGTCCCACAGTTTCTCTACCCGTCTTTGAGTCTGGCGGTTAGCATCAATGTAGTGGCAGTCAGCAAAGTGGCAACCGGAGACTAACACGACCGGCGCACCGAGTTCGAACGCCCTGAGAATGAACCTCTCGTCCACCCGGCCCGAACACATCGTTCGAATGATTACCTGGTTTGCCGGGTACTGGAAACGCGAGACGCCAGCAGTGTCGGCCGCGGCGTATGAGCACCAGTTGCAGGCAAACACTATCGCCTTGTCTTCAGGTCGCTCAGCCAGTGCCGCCTCGACCTGGGCGAGGAGCTGAGCGTCAGTGAACTGGCGGGCAGTGATTGCGCCGAAACGGCACTCTGGGGCGCAGGTGCCGCAACCAGCACAGAGCGCTTCGACTAGCTCGGCTTTAGCTCCTTTTTCCCACTTGAAGGCGCCGTAAGGGCAGACCCGGGCGCACAGGCCGCAGGAGCGGCACAGGGCCGGGTTGAGGGCAGCGGTATGCGGTTCGGCGGTCACCGAGCCAAGACTCATAAGCCGGTTTGCACGGCCGGCCGCGGCTGAAGCCTGGGTCACGGTCTCCTTCACATCCTTTGGCCCTTCAGCGCAACCGGCATAGAAGATGCCGCGCACTGGAGAGTCCACCGGCAGGAGCTTGGGATGAGCCTCAAGCAGGAACCCCTCGGGGTGGAGCTGGAGCGAGAGCAGTTTGTGCAGGTCACGTGCCTCAGAGCGAGGCTGGACCCCGGTGGCGAGTACGACCATTTCGGCCCGATGCTCTTCAACCCGGCGGGTCTCAGTGTTCTCGACATGGAGTGTCAGCGTGCCGTCCAGGCCTGAACTCGCGACCTCGCCTGGTATGCCCCGGATATAGCGCACACCCATTTTACGCGAACGGGTGAGAATCTCCTCGAAGCCCTTGCCGA
Coding sequences within it:
- a CDS encoding hydrogenase iron-sulfur subunit, whose translation is MADVGRHPNIELLTLTEVLKVSGYVGNFRVRVRRHARLVDEKECTACGDCAKACPQSRPDEFNLGLVQRRAIYQPFPQAIPAAYVLNRADCLGPTPRACDKCVQACEKHCIDLDAVDRELEFEVGTIIIATGIEPFDPLGMREFGYGRFPNVITALEFERLTSSGGPTGGELLRFDNGKRPQSVAFIQCVGSRCQPPGNSYCGNICCMNTIKDTLVIKEHWPETDVIVFYIDLRAFGKGFEEILTRSRKMGVRYIRGIPGEVASSGLDGTLTLHVENTETRRVEEHRAEMVVLATGVQPRSEARDLHKLLSLQLHPEGFLLEAHPKLLPVDSPVRGIFYAGCAEGPKDVKETVTQASAAAGRANRLMSLGSVTAEPHTAALNPALCRSCGLCARVCPYGAFKWEKGAKAELVEALCAGCGTCAPECRFGAITARQFTDAQLLAQVEAALAERPEDKAIVFACNWCSYAAADTAGVSRFQYPANQVIIRTMCSGRVDERFILRAFELGAPVVLVSGCHFADCHYIDANRQTQRRVEKLWDKLESWGIRPERLQLEWISAAQGQRLQKTMELLEKLRAGVTRQEIAATRRILKTKLHPVSQAAPDTKRKVKRG
- the sucD gene encoding succinate--CoA ligase subunit alpha, yielding MSILVDENTRVLVQGITGRDGAFHARAMKEYGTQVVGGVTPGKGGQTVEGIPVFDSVAEAVRKTGADASIIFVPAAYATDAMYEAVDAGLKLVVCIAEGVPTLDVVRVLDFCERRSVSPPRVTGGSTTSGTARTRILGPNCPGVISPGKAKLGIMPAASFKPGCVGVVSRSGTLTYEIAANTGEFGQSSVVGIGGDPVIGTTFLDCLEMFNEDPQTRAIVIVGEIGGTDEERAAAWVKKNCRKPVLGFIAGQTAPEGKRMGHAGAIIAGGSGTAADKIKAFEAAGIRVVHEPQETAELLRAVL
- the sucC gene encoding ADP-forming succinate--CoA ligase subunit beta, producing the protein MKVHEYQAKEIFRAASIPVPREKVCSNPVECVAAAKEIGLPVVIKAQVLVGGRGKAGGVRKVAGLGDVERVAGQILGMSIKGLTVGKVLVSECADIRAEYYVGIVVDRVSRRPVLMASAAGGVEIEQVARETPEKILKVQIDPAAGLLSFQSRDVGMALFGRDAGLARAFADIAGKLYRIFVDRDCSLIEINPLVLLTDGKLLALDAKVNFDDNALFRHKENEILRDLAAEEPKEVEAKQAGLSYVKLSGNVGCVVNGAGLAMATMDLIKRYGGEPANFLDVGGSSSPDKMVTAMRIILSDENVRAILVNIFGGITRCDDIANGLLEARRRADIKVPVVARLTGTNAEAALALLEGTDVTPAATMAEAVKKAVALAGAV
- a CDS encoding T9SS type A sorting domain-containing protein; translation: YMQIEGRPVEGVLVSSIGIGAADTLEFPDVTLHGRDSMGVTAWTYLSGDQIPADDTLSQKFLVRVKDVAVSRIMWPGPHPYDTLPPDTVLYPRCQVWNLGNQSQTFNVQFRIGAYENTVTVSNLLPGGARYVTALAPYTTVPGVWIHTVEAVLAGDLHPENNVMQDTFWVLGTVQHDVAAEAIVSPVGNIDTIHTVHCRARVANYGGDNETFWTWFSVTDTCTDRLVYRESLQVSLPGGLYTTVSFPDTVFKVLGTHTTKCSVYVAGDQNALNDVVTGSFQVTAASHNVLVEQILAPVGTIDSASVVTPSAVVRNSGSEAETFNAFFKIGSYIEAFNVQNLAAGASRTLTFPDWTAHAKDTVQAVCWTYLVGDENPADDTLKQKFFVAVHDVGVAQVLYPVDTVPSDTTVYPACVVKNYGSATETFDVQFRIGMYEGHATVTDLDPGKVDTVEMVEPYTTQVGVWLDRVNTLLVGDQRSGNNQMLDTFWVLGTLDHDVGIEEILAPSGTLDTMESVEPKVKVANYGQSTETWKTWFRIYDPTDALVYDEWKEITLPGQASVVLTYPETQFRVEGEYTSRCSTYLETDQNWTNNVAWSGFEVGGVTIWQPGWKEMKSVPSAPSTKPVKDGAWLAIDAAKTIYAGKGYKTGDFYAYDAIHNTWKALESIPSLEEGKVKLPYKGACGVSDGGNYVYLVKGNNTLGFWRYDVGKDTWERLPDVPLGPEKKRVKGGTDVVYVDKDDTGYVYLLKGYKTEFYRYNTVAQRWDTLDNVPYGQRPKYDKGSWLCLTPGPSPTPRLTLYAHQAKFLNSTKTNHFMFRYDVPGDTWYKQPVKGMPYYGLHSGRANKKKKSKDGSCGTYYEGYIYALKGGNTQQFFRYTAEGDTWYELDTMPSNGTYGRKKFVKYGGDIVTYGYGAFFALKGNKTFEFWRYVLPRDVGTGQVRSGVQAGQSAVGSRQFVVSPNPLAEGFATVRFSLAKPGPAMVTVFDIAGRAVLRQAYSVGRSAHSGTLDCRKLAGGVYLVRLDAEGYTATQKLVVQR